From Pseudomonas sp. G.S.17, the proteins below share one genomic window:
- a CDS encoding glutathione S-transferase: MITVHHLNNSRSQRILWLLEELGLPYEIKRYQRDPKTNLAPAELKAINPLGKSPVIEDGPHVLIESGAIVDYLIRRHGNGKLQPDPASATYDEYVQWLHFAEGSAILPLMLNLYVGRLGDAGAPLLPRINSELDNYLGYLNNALGLTRYLVGEELSGADIQMSFIGEFAKAQGKIGPYPHLAAWVERFQARPAYKKAISHGGEYAFAK; encoded by the coding sequence ATGATTACCGTCCACCACCTTAACAACTCCCGCTCGCAACGCATCCTCTGGCTACTTGAAGAGCTGGGCCTGCCCTACGAGATCAAACGCTACCAGCGTGATCCGAAAACCAATCTCGCCCCGGCGGAACTCAAGGCCATCAACCCGCTGGGCAAATCTCCGGTGATTGAAGATGGTCCCCACGTACTGATTGAGTCAGGTGCCATCGTCGACTACCTGATCCGCCGCCACGGCAATGGCAAACTGCAACCGGACCCTGCGTCCGCCACCTACGACGAGTACGTGCAGTGGCTGCACTTTGCCGAAGGCTCGGCGATATTGCCGCTGATGCTCAACCTTTACGTCGGTCGCCTGGGTGATGCCGGCGCGCCGCTGCTGCCACGGATCAACTCGGAACTGGATAACTACCTTGGCTACCTGAACAACGCGTTGGGCCTGACGCGGTATCTGGTTGGCGAAGAACTCAGCGGTGCCGACATCCAGATGAGCTTTATCGGCGAGTTCGCCAAAGCGCAGGGCAAAATTGGCCCCTACCCGCATCTGGCCGCCTGGGTAGAAAGGTTTCAGGCGCGACCGGCCTATAAAAAAGCGATCAGCCATGGCGGCGAGTACGCGTTCGCCAAATAA
- a CDS encoding alpha/beta hydrolase produces MFTGFHKDTRQVNGVEISYRKGGEGPGLLLLHGHPQTHVIWHKIAEQLALEFTVIAADLRGYGDSSKPPANEGHSNYSKREMARDGVELMQALGFDEFSILAHDRGARVAHRLALDHPQAVQRMVLLDIAPTLSMYAQTNEAFARAYWHWFFLIRPAPLPESLIEGNPEMYLRSVMGSRSAGLKPFTDEAFAEYLRCLQLPGAARGICEDYRAAATIDLEHDRADIAANNHLRLPLLVMWGAEGTVGRCFDPLKEWQQVATDVRGKALPAGHYIAEEAPELLLAEVLPFFR; encoded by the coding sequence ATGTTTACCGGATTCCACAAAGACACACGCCAGGTCAACGGCGTCGAGATCAGTTACCGCAAAGGTGGCGAGGGTCCCGGCCTGTTGCTGCTGCACGGCCACCCGCAAACCCATGTGATCTGGCACAAGATTGCCGAACAGCTGGCTCTGGAGTTCACTGTGATTGCCGCCGACTTGCGCGGTTACGGCGACAGCAGCAAACCACCCGCCAATGAAGGGCACAGCAACTATTCGAAACGAGAAATGGCCCGGGATGGCGTGGAATTGATGCAGGCGTTGGGTTTCGACGAATTTTCGATTCTGGCCCATGACCGTGGTGCGCGTGTCGCCCATCGTCTGGCGCTGGATCATCCCCAAGCCGTGCAGCGTATGGTGTTACTCGATATCGCGCCGACCCTGTCAATGTACGCGCAGACCAACGAAGCCTTCGCCCGCGCTTATTGGCACTGGTTTTTCCTGATACGTCCGGCGCCGTTGCCAGAAAGCCTGATCGAAGGCAATCCCGAGATGTACTTGCGCAGCGTCATGGGTAGCCGCAGTGCCGGCCTGAAACCCTTTACCGATGAAGCGTTCGCCGAATATCTGCGCTGCCTGCAACTGCCCGGCGCGGCGCGAGGTATCTGCGAGGACTATCGCGCTGCCGCGACCATCGATCTGGAACATGACCGCGCCGACATTGCCGCGAACAATCACCTCAGGCTGCCACTGCTGGTCATGTGGGGCGCCGAAGGCACTGTCGGCCGCTGCTTTGATCCGCTCAAGGAATGGCAGCAAGTGGCAACCGATGTGCGTGGCAAAGCCTTGCCAGCGGGGCATTACATTGCCGAAGAAGCCCCTGAATTGCTGCTCGCCGAGGTCCTGCCCTTTTTTCGTTAA